In one Desulfobaculum bizertense DSM 18034 genomic region, the following are encoded:
- a CDS encoding cytochrome c3 family protein — protein sequence MGLLQKRYTSILAVVAICLVVAVVGYGASSDEKPVPARFVLDNTGGRVISSHVEHADDYGYSCDDCHHGGSENENVSPVPCGSCHPKEFDNDFKIKHQTAFPDKEYCLRCHDDAPKAGTQLAEDDRPDPEMIPTRGDAFHDQCMGCHQSEEAGPYGEQSCYECHARK from the coding sequence GTGGGACTGTTGCAAAAGCGATATACGTCCATACTAGCGGTTGTCGCCATTTGTCTTGTTGTCGCCGTGGTTGGTTACGGAGCTTCTTCTGATGAAAAGCCCGTCCCTGCACGATTTGTTTTGGACAATACAGGTGGCAGGGTCATTTCTTCTCATGTTGAGCATGCGGATGACTACGGATACTCCTGCGATGACTGTCATCACGGCGGTTCAGAAAACGAAAATGTTTCTCCTGTTCCGTGTGGGAGCTGTCATCCAAAAGAGTTTGATAACGATTTCAAGATCAAGCATCAGACAGCTTTCCCAGACAAGGAGTACTGCCTGCGCTGCCACGATGACGCTCCCAAGGCTGGGACACAACTCGCCGAAGATGATCGTCCAGATCCAGAAATGATTCCGACGCGTGGTGATGCCTTCCATGACCAATGCATGGGCTGCCATCAGTCAGAAGAGGCTGGACCTTACGGTGAACAAAGCTGTTACGAATGTCATGCCAGGAAGTAG